One Loxodonta africana isolate mLoxAfr1 chromosome 4, mLoxAfr1.hap2, whole genome shotgun sequence genomic region harbors:
- the LOC100670401 gene encoding LOW QUALITY PROTEIN: mitochondrial assembly of ribosomal large subunit protein 1-like (The sequence of the model RefSeq protein was modified relative to this genomic sequence to represent the inferred CDS: deleted 2 bases in 1 codon), with the protein METYLAPGPECSLQGGTLLEKLAEGVAEEGRPESSTADHTGPKSDIDMLVSLLRQKKNARDVCVIKVPPEMKYTNYFVIGSGTSTRHLHFMAYIVKMYKYLKYKSDPRVKIGGKDTEDWLCVDFGNLVIHLMLPETRETYELEKLWTLCSYDDQLAQKVPETLPEDFILGPEDNTSSLTPVEFKCE; encoded by the exons ATGGAG ACCTACCTGGCCCCTGGCCCCGAGTGCAGCCTGCAAGGCGGGACCTTGCTGGAGAAGCTGGCAGAGGGTGTTGCTGAAGAGGGGCGCCCAGAGTCAAGCACAGCAGATCATACTGGTCCCAAGTCTGACATCGATATGCTGGTTTCActtctgaggcaa aaaaaaaatgcaagagaTGTTTGTGTAATCAAGGTTCCTCCTGAGATGAAATACACAAATTACTTTGTGATTGGGAGTGGAACGTCCACCCGACACTTACATTTCATGGCCTACATTGTGAAAATGTACAAATACCTGAAGTATAAAAGTGACCCTCGTGTTAAGATAGGAGGGAAGGACACTGAAGACTGGCTCTGTGTGGATTTTGGCAACTTGGTGATTCATTTGATGCTTCCAGAAACCAGAGAAACCTATGAATTAGAGAAATTATGGACCCTGTGTTCTTATGACGACCAGTTAGCGCAGAAAGTGCCTGAGACATTACCTGAAGACTTCATTCTTGGACCAGAAGACAACACTTCATCCCTGACTCCAGTGGAGTTCAAGTGTGAATAA